In Streptomyces seoulensis, the following are encoded in one genomic region:
- a CDS encoding anthranilate synthase component I: MDLDTFRKLAADRRVVPVTRKLLADGDTPVALYRKLAAERPGTFLLESAENGRSWSRYSFVGVHSTGTLTTRDGEAHWLGTPPVGVPTDGDPLAALRATLQALHTPHQEGLPPFTGGMVGYLGYDIVRRLEKIGPGERDDLNLPELTMLLTSDLAVMDHWEGSVLLIANAINHNDLDTGVDEAYADAVARLDAMEADLARPVAQPPAVLPPSELPEYTALWGGPDFREAVEDVKERIRAGEAFQVVPSQRFETPCTASALDVYRVLRATNPSPYMYLFRFEGFDVVGSSPEALVKVEDGRAMVHPIAGTRHRGATPQEDQALADELMADPKERAEHLMLVDLGRNDLGRVCEPGSVEVVDFMSIERYSHVMHIVSTVTGEVAGGRTAFDVLTACFPAGTLSGAPKPRAMQIIDELEPSRRGLYGGCVGYLDFAGDSDTAIAIRTALLRDGTAYVQAGAGIVADSDPVAEDQECRNKAAAVLRAVHTANRLGTV; the protein is encoded by the coding sequence ATGGACCTCGACACCTTCCGCAAGCTCGCCGCCGACCGGCGGGTCGTCCCGGTCACCCGCAAGCTCCTCGCCGACGGCGACACCCCCGTCGCCCTCTACCGCAAGCTGGCCGCCGAACGCCCCGGCACCTTCCTGCTGGAGTCCGCCGAGAACGGCCGTTCCTGGTCCCGCTACTCCTTCGTCGGCGTCCACTCGACGGGCACCCTCACGACCCGCGACGGCGAGGCCCACTGGCTCGGCACCCCGCCGGTCGGCGTCCCCACCGACGGCGACCCGCTGGCCGCGCTGCGCGCCACCCTCCAGGCCCTGCACACCCCGCACCAGGAGGGCCTGCCGCCCTTCACCGGCGGCATGGTCGGCTACCTCGGCTACGACATCGTCCGCCGCCTGGAGAAGATCGGCCCCGGCGAGCGCGACGACCTGAACCTGCCCGAGCTGACCATGCTTCTGACCAGCGACCTCGCGGTGATGGACCACTGGGAGGGCTCGGTCCTGCTGATCGCCAACGCGATCAACCACAACGACCTCGACACCGGCGTGGACGAGGCGTACGCCGACGCGGTCGCCCGGCTCGACGCCATGGAGGCCGACCTGGCCCGCCCGGTCGCCCAGCCCCCGGCCGTGCTGCCGCCCTCGGAGCTGCCCGAGTACACCGCGCTGTGGGGCGGCCCCGACTTCCGGGAGGCCGTGGAGGACGTCAAGGAGCGCATCCGCGCGGGCGAGGCGTTCCAGGTCGTCCCCTCCCAGCGCTTCGAGACGCCCTGCACCGCGAGCGCGCTGGACGTGTACCGGGTGCTGCGGGCCACCAACCCGTCCCCGTACATGTACCTGTTCCGGTTCGAGGGGTTCGACGTGGTCGGCTCCTCGCCCGAGGCGCTGGTCAAGGTCGAGGACGGGCGCGCCATGGTGCACCCCATCGCGGGCACCCGGCACCGGGGCGCCACCCCGCAGGAGGACCAGGCGCTCGCCGACGAGCTGATGGCCGACCCCAAGGAGCGCGCCGAGCACCTGATGCTGGTCGACCTCGGCCGCAACGACCTCGGCCGGGTCTGCGAGCCCGGCTCGGTGGAGGTCGTCGACTTCATGTCGATCGAGCGCTACTCGCACGTGATGCACATCGTGTCCACCGTCACCGGCGAGGTGGCCGGCGGCCGCACCGCCTTCGACGTGCTGACCGCCTGCTTCCCGGCCGGCACCCTCTCCGGCGCCCCCAAGCCCCGCGCGATGCAGATCATCGACGAACTCGAACCCTCCCGGCGCGGCCTGTACGGCGGCTGCGTCGGCTACCTCGACTTCGCGGGCGACTCCGACACCGCCATCGCCATCCGCACCGCCCTGCTGCGCGACGGCACGGCATACGTGCAGGCCGGAGCCGGGATCGTCGCGGACTCCGACCCGGTCGCCGAGGACCAGGAGTGCCGCAACAAGGCGGCGGCCGTGCTGCGCGCCGTCCACACCGCCAACCGGCTGGGCACCGTGTGA
- the hisI gene encoding phosphoribosyl-AMP cyclohydrolase produces the protein MTRTTGSPRPSGLDPEIAARLKRDPDGLVPAVAQQYDTGEVLMLGWMDDEALHRTLTTGRCTYWSRSRQEYWVKGDTSGHVQAVKSVALDCDADTVLVKVDQTGAACHTGDRTCFDADVLLKGEDQ, from the coding sequence ATGACCCGTACGACCGGCAGCCCCCGTCCCAGCGGCCTCGACCCCGAGATCGCCGCCCGCCTCAAGCGCGACCCGGACGGCCTCGTCCCCGCCGTGGCCCAGCAGTACGACACCGGCGAGGTGCTGATGCTCGGCTGGATGGACGACGAGGCGCTGCACCGCACGCTGACCACCGGCCGCTGCACGTACTGGTCCCGCAGCCGCCAGGAGTACTGGGTCAAGGGCGACACCTCCGGGCACGTCCAGGCCGTGAAGTCGGTCGCGCTGGACTGCGACGCCGACACCGTGCTGGTCAAGGTCGACCAGACCGGCGCCGCCTGCCACACCGGTGACCGGACCTGCTTCGACGCCGACGTGCTGCTCAAGGGAGAGGACCAGTGA